A region from the Ptychodera flava strain L36383 chromosome 10, AS_Pfla_20210202, whole genome shotgun sequence genome encodes:
- the LOC139142188 gene encoding uncharacterized protein: MYLTKYLVFAWFVAMVMPAQASPYLWQQNVVKVSGPGPEGETPEQQDAVLHQHESQDSKMTNREETPQGDTEGKRQSMYPFWPVYKSLPEGDNPEAGDGTAQARKKRQSGYPFWPIYKKKDDAVESPPQEEEDDAGKLIDLIPRLAIKDLDPEEIQALREILAENKREAASDGDTPKKDGFRKQDVRIWPAVPIDTALKYSDWLNANRHI; encoded by the coding sequence ATGTACCTGACCAAGTACTTGGTGTTTGCATggtttgttgccatggtaatgcCAGCCCAAGCATCTCCGTATCTGTGGCAACAGAATGTGGTCAAGGTATCAGGACCCGGGCCAGAGGGGGAGACTCCTGAACAACAAGATGCCGTACTCCATCAGCATGAAAGTCAAGATAGCAAAATGACAAACAGAGAAGAGACACCACAGGGAGACACTGAGGGAAAACGTCAATCTATGTACCCCTTTTGGCCTGTCTACAAATCTCTACCAGAAGGGGACAATCCCGAGGCGGGTGATGGCACTGCTCAGGCTAGAAAGAAGCGCCAGTCTGGTTACCCGTTCTGGCCTATCTACAAAAAGAAAGACGATGCCGTGGAAAGCCCGCCGCAGGAAGAAGAAGACGACGCTGGCAAACTCATCGACTTAATCCCCAGACTCGCAATCAAGGATTTGGATCCAGAGGAAATACAGGCGCTGAGGGAAATTCTGGCGGAAAACAAGAGAGAGGCTGCAAGTGACGGTGATACTCCAAAGAAAGATGGCTTCCGAAAACAAGATGTGCGAATATGGCCTGCCGTACCGATAGACACAGCCTTGAAGTACAGCGACTGGTTGAATGCTAACAGGCACATTTAA
- the LOC139142194 gene encoding c-Myc-binding protein-like, giving the protein MTTYKAADSKREEFRKYLEKAGVLDTLTKVLVALYEEPEKPNNALDFLKQNIGTGGPDTADVEALRLEVTELKQKVEQLTEENNELKAKLQQYEPSQEGEQPAEG; this is encoded by the exons ATGACTACGTACAAG GCTGCCGACTCCAAGAGAGAGGAATTCAGAAAGTATCTCGAAAAGGCGGGCGTATTGGATACCCTCACAAAAGTACTTGTAGCGTTATACGAAGAACCAGAAAAGCCAAACAATGCTCTAGA CTTTCTCAAACAAAATATTGGAACAGGTGGCCCAGACACAGCTGATGTGGAAGCATTACGCCTTGAGGTTACAGAACTTAAACAGAAAGTAGAGCAGCTTACTGAAGAGAACAATGAACTTAAAGCCAAG CTACAACAGTATGAGCCATCACAGGAAGGGGAGCAGCCTGCCGAGGGATAA
- the LOC139142196 gene encoding uncharacterized protein isoform X1, whose product MTRTSKQKRKKRPRKLKPVTHISVQNRMKSKALISKLHVANKEIEKLQENSNLKTAEKQKKLALLQTQVKELGGLDTYQLVSKLGEYHHGNTNTAKWVVKKIQEYKLKPSEGKRLDLLDVGALDLNYEKHKWINCTSIDLNPQNHKIIKADFLQYQDGSSEMYDVVVLSLVINFVGDPVKRGEMLKKAASLLKPQGCLFVVLPLACLENSRYMSAGLFKEMLSSLGFDTITTHDSRKLAFIMAQKQNKISQKTFSKRLVRKGQKRNNFSVVLKWRK is encoded by the exons ATGACGAGAACCAGtaaacaaaaaaggaaaaaacgtCCCCGAAAACTTAAGCCGGTGACACATATTTCAGT GCAGAATCGAATGAAAAGCAAGGCGTTGATTTCAAAGCTTCATGTGGCaaataaagaaattgaaaagCTGCAAGAAAACAGTAATCTGAAAACTGcggaaaaacaaaagaaacttgcTTTACTACAAACCCAAGTGAAAGAG TTAGGAGGCCTTGATACCTATCAGCTGGTTTCCAAGTTAGGAGAGTATCATCATGGCAACACGAACACTGCAAAATGGGTTGTAAAGAAAATACAAGAGTATAAACTCAAGCCAAGTGAG GGGAAAAGACTGGACTTGCTTGATGTTGGGGCTCTTGACTTAAACTATGAAAAGCACAAGTGGATCAATTGTACCTCCATAGACTTGAACCCACAGAATCACAAAATCATCAAGGCAGATTTCTTACAGTATCAG GATGGCAGCTCTGAGATGTATGATGTAGTGGTTCTCAGTCTAGTCATCAATTTTGTCGGTGATCCTGTGAAGAGGGGAGAAATGCTGAAGAAAGCTGCATCCTTACTCAAACCACAGGGATGTCTCTTC GTTGTATTACCATTGGCCTGTTTGGAAAATTCCAGGTATATGTCTGCAGGGCTGTTCAAGGAAATGTTGTCAAGTCTTGGATTTGATACTATTACCACCCATGACAGCCGGAAATTGGCCTTTATAATGGCTCagaagcaaaataaaatttctcaaaaaacattttctaaGAGATTAGTCCGGAAAGGACAAAAGCGAAATAACTTTTCAGTGGTGTTGAAATGGAGAAAGTGA
- the LOC139142196 gene encoding uncharacterized protein isoform X2 → MTRTSKQKRKKRPRKLKPVTHISVQNRMKSKALISKLHVANKEIEKLQENSNLKTAEKQKKLALLQTQVKELGGLDTYQLVSKLGEYHHGNTNTAKWVVKKIQEYKLKPSEGKRLDLLDVGALDLNYEKHKWINCTSIDLNPQNHKIIKADFLQYQCHPNAVYLCQVHI, encoded by the exons ATGACGAGAACCAGtaaacaaaaaaggaaaaaacgtCCCCGAAAACTTAAGCCGGTGACACATATTTCAGT GCAGAATCGAATGAAAAGCAAGGCGTTGATTTCAAAGCTTCATGTGGCaaataaagaaattgaaaagCTGCAAGAAAACAGTAATCTGAAAACTGcggaaaaacaaaagaaacttgcTTTACTACAAACCCAAGTGAAAGAG TTAGGAGGCCTTGATACCTATCAGCTGGTTTCCAAGTTAGGAGAGTATCATCATGGCAACACGAACACTGCAAAATGGGTTGTAAAGAAAATACAAGAGTATAAACTCAAGCCAAGTGAG GGGAAAAGACTGGACTTGCTTGATGTTGGGGCTCTTGACTTAAACTATGAAAAGCACAAGTGGATCAATTGTACCTCCATAGACTTGAACCCACAGAATCACAAAATCATCAAGGCAGATTTCTTACAGTATCAG TGTCACCCCAATGCAGTTTACCTGTGTCAGGTCCACATATAA
- the LOC139142195 gene encoding dnaJ homolog subfamily C member 28-like, producing MLARTGAYRSLIAGWQCTAPSVLLNLQGFKYTRIANVRQASEAAGYKLLDNMKDCYKLMNLSEDCDAAQLKEAYIKLAKQYHPDSQSPTADAEKFAKVQEAYRSISAKLAEGSNKEAEEDLDEIIAKDFDIRHTAPQHRQYLNFDGIGYGTPSQRQRQYQQHRASRANEEVYQYKVRKISEKYETSMVVKDKEAARQVKSTSAIHRLVEDLIRDSMEKGEFENLGGKGKPLRSDHNPLLDTMTHNLNKILINNGYTPEWITLNAEVRKEIQKVRENLQRERNKLGPEPLTFTDLKKWRQVLEEFDKSLKAINKMIDKLNMIVPTIRQQLPHMSETRR from the coding sequence ATGCTTGCAAGAACCGGGGCATATCGTAGTTTGATCGCCGGCTGGCAGTGCACTGCACCGAGTGTGCTGTTGAACTTGCAGGGCTTCAAATATACAAGAATCGCAAACGTGCGACAGGCATCAGAAGCAGCCGGATATAAACTCCTTGACAACATGAAAGATTGCTACAAGTTGATGAACCTTTCCGAGGACTGCGATGCGGCCCAACTAAAAGAGGCATACATCAAACTCGCTAAGCAATACCACCCTGATAGCCAGTCGCCGACGGCAGATGCCGAAAAGTTTGCCAAGGTGCAAGAAGCGTATCGGTCGATCTCGGCCAAGCTAGCCGAAGGCAGCAACAAGGAGGCAGAGGAAGATCTCGATGAAATTATCGCCAAAGACTTCGATATTCGACACACCGCTCCCCAACACAGGCAGTACTTAAACTTTGACGGAATCGGGTACGGCACGCCAAGTCAGCGCCAGAGACAGTATCAACAGCACAGGGCGAGCAGGGCAAACGAGGAAGTCTATCAGTACAAAGTCCGTAAGATCTCCGAAAAATACGAGACTAGTATGGTTGTGAAGGACAAAGAAGCGGCTAGACAGGTAAAGAGCACCAGTGCTATACACCGTTTAGTGGAAGATTTGATAAGGGACTCCATGGAGAAAGGGGAATTTGAGAATCTCGGCGGGAAAGGGAAACCACTCCGAAGTGACCACAATCCACTGCTGGATACCATGACTCACAACTTGAACAAAATCCTCATCAACAACGGATACACCCCAGAATGGATCACTCTCAATGCCGAGGTCAGGAAAGAGATACAAAAAGTACGGGAAAACCTGCAGAGAGAGAGGAACAAGCTAGGACCGGAACCACTCACTTTCACTGATTTGAAAAAGTGGCGGCAAGTTTTAGAAGAATTTGACAAGTCATTGAAAGCAATAAACAAGATGATTGATAAGTTGAATATGATTGTGCCAACCATCAGGCAACAACTCCCTCATATGAGTGAAACAAGGAGATAA